Genomic DNA from Pleurodeles waltl isolate 20211129_DDA chromosome 1_2, aPleWal1.hap1.20221129, whole genome shotgun sequence:
TAAATCCAAAACGACATCTTTAAAAATATTACGAAACACAGCAGGTTCTCCTGCAGTTTACGTTAAGCACTTCAGTCTGTGTTTGTAATGCAGTGATGTATCCACGGTGTAAATCGCTGGCTGACACAAAATCTACTTTTTCTAATGTGTAATCTTCACTTCCCACCACTTACACAAAGTAAAATATGTTCCCTGATTGTTTCCCACATTTTTCAACAGTACTCACAAATaatgcatttttcctttttctaagagGCTGTTATTTAGGAGCCGTGGCGCATTTTCCCAAGCTTTCCCCGCACTCTCGCTAACTGGCGCGCTCCTTGGCATGCAAGATAAGTCTTGGGCGAGTCAATTTGGGTTAAAAATAAGGAATCCCCTTGAAAAGCAGTTTGCATCTCAGATACCTCACGGCTGCCCGTGAATGCGGTGCCGACCCCCGCCTCAGCCCGCACCCAGGGCCCACTCGGGCCTCCCACATAGGTCACTTACATGCGCTCTTTCATGCATGTGACCCATAATTAGCTATTCAAATGGGCGCTCAAGGGGGCGGGACGAATTTCTCAAAGGCCTCTGGTATCACCCCAAAGAGGACCCCGCAAACCAGCGGCTCTCATTGTAATGAATTCCAGGCTGCGGTAAACACAAGCGCGCGGCCGGCCCGGGAGTAGGGTGGGTGTCCCAAAGCGGCCATACAAACCGGGTTCTCCATTTGTGCAAAAAAATGTGGGGGCCTAAACGTGTTTTAGGAGCCCGTTATTGCTGCAAGGTAAATCTGACAAATCCCAAGGTTGTCTAGTCTGGAGTCCATCTCGTGGCTCTTTCTGCCATCGGTCTTTGCTTCCTGTCTCTTTTTCCTAATTTTGTATGTTCATTTGTTCCCAGATTTCTCCTGTGTTCAcggttcttcttttttttcttcttcttctattcttccttttctgcctttctctctcctaCTCTGGGTCGAAGTCTGTTGAAAAATAAACCGTGTTCCTCGAAAAACTATCGTGGGGCCCCATCCGCAGCCACTACCGAAACAGAAGCACCGCcgggatgtggcgtaagggccagagctgccccaGGTCCGAGTCCTGGCGTCTTAACATCCGGTGATTCCAGGCAAATATCTTAATCTCTCCTGCTACCATCAATGAGTGTGTCCTTGGGTAATGTAACGGGTGCTCTTGTAACGCGGCCAGTCCCTCCGGGCCCAGCTCGCGCTGGAGAAAACTGAGGTAAATCCGCACTCCCTCATAGCCACCAGGCTTTACGAGGGGCCAGTGTTTTATCTGAGAAACTCTTGATTACTTAACTGATTTAAAGGGGGGCAGAATGTTTTCTGAAGTAGAAAGAGGGGAAATGTCCCAGGATTAGAAATCGTGACCCACAGGTGCTCATAGTGGGTCTGCGAAATTTACGAAGAATGTTGTCCGTAATTTTGTGGCTGCAGGCAGGAGCCTCTTGGACACTTTTGAAGGGGACTTCAGCGTGTTTCTCGGAAGCACAAATGAATCAGCCAAACCCAAGGTAGTATCATTTTACATAAGAGGAAATCTGAGCTCTATACTTATATGAAACATCACAAGCGCCCTGAAGCAGCTTCTACCGGCATGTGCCGCTACGGCTGAGTAAACGCATGTATATTCATATGTGTAGTCGAAAAATacacagagaaagagagggaaatagATAAATGAGATCTTGGTAATTGGTGGCAACCACAATGTATAATTTTGAGCAATTTATATTTCAGAAGTGTACCTTCGAAACGATCATGAATATTAACCACACTGCCTGGTTTAGCACCAAAGAAGAACCATACTGTTCACTGCAATCAGATGGATTGTGACGAAATATGCGAAAAGCGTCAATATAAACAAATATAGTATACACATCTACTTAGATTCAttctgtatttctctctctctcggaCGTCTCTTCTTCCTTCATTTGTACATAGCTCTCACAAATACAGGCAGACATACTCGATCAGACAACAAATAAAAGAACAACAGAATGTTTTAACCCGGAATATCTGGTGCTGAGGATGCTCTCGCTGTGCAGATGTCTCCTCCCCATCAGCCAATCAGAGCCCGGCCTCCGGACCACCACTAGGCACACAATTTTGATGGCATCCTAGAGGAGGCGGGCCTGTCCCTTGCTCCTGACTGACACCCTCTTAAAGTTCTCGCCTCCCCTCCCAGCTAAAGGAGCCCGGGAGTGATGAAACTGTTTTATTGCCCTTGAGagcttcatctgaactgtcagacAGGAGGAGAAGGCGCAGTCAGGAGGGCTCTCCACATCTGGAGGCAGAGGGGAGCGGGACGGGACGCTGCGAGAAGTTGTTTGTGGTGCTGTGGCCAAGAAGCGAAGCAGAAACCGACCTCAGCCCAAGAGCCTGGCCACAAGCAGGGCACAGAGGCGCGGTAGAAAGGCAGGGGCTTGGGTGGCCCTTGGGCGCAGAGGAGGGCTCGGTGTGCGTGGGCACCCAGTCAGGGCTGCCTCTCCAGCCTGCACCCTTGCCCCCGAAGTGACAAGAGGCCCTTTCTGCCCTGAACGCCACACTGTCGGAACGCAGCCACAAGTGCGGATTAACTCTTCTCGGCGGAAGTTTGGCTTCTTTACCAAGACTTTTAACAGAAATCCACGTCTCCGCTGCCCTCCGGACTGTGCGCCTTAGGGGAAGCCCCGTGGACTCAGGGGCTGCTGCATCTCGAAGCCCCAGCCAAGGCAGGGCGCCGCCCTGGGATGCTGGCCGCCCTGGGGCAGATGGAGGGCCCCCGGCAAAGCGCCTTCCTCCTGGGCAGCCCTCCCCTGGCCGCTCTGCACAGCTTGGCCGAGATGAAGACCCCGCTCTACCCGGCCTATCCGCTGCCCGGGCAGGCCTGCCCGTCACCCTCGTCCTCCTCCTCGTCGCCCGCCTCTAGTACAGCCTCCCCCTCGCCGCCCCTCGGCTCCCCGGCGCCCCTCAAGCACGGGTCCCCGCACCCCCAAGCGCAGCAGCCATCAGCCACGCCGCATGGCATCAATGACATCCTGAGCCGGCCCGCGCTCTCATGCCTGTCCACCCTCAGCCCGGGGGGCGCCGGCCCAGGGGGGCTGCTGGCCGGCCTGCCCCGCTTCACGAGCCTCAGCCCCCCGCCGCCGCCCCCGCCGCCCTCCGGCCTCTACTTCAGCCCAGGCGGGGCGGTGGCCGTGGCCCGCTATCCCAAGCCCCTGGCTGAGCTACCGGGAAGGACGCCCATCTTCTGGCCGGGGGTGGTGCAGGGCCCGCCCTGGAGGGACGCCAGACTCGCCTGCGCCCCCCGTGAGTACCTTCAGCTATACAGCGCCTGGAACCTAGGTACAGTGTGTGTCTGCGAGATGCGGCGTGCCTCTGAGGATGTGCGTGTATCTTCCTActggtgtgtgtctgtctgtgttacTGGTATGACGGTATGTCTTTACATCTGTATGCGCCAACGTCTCAATGTGTTcgtgctgcactgtgtgagggtgtctgctgcactgtgtgtgGGTGGTATAtgcggtgtgtgttttttttttggggggggggtgtggtgtgtaatattgtgtgtggtttctctctGTGTGTAAAGTTTATGTGTGTGCTCTCCTGCGTGGAAGTGTGTGCGTGGATGCCTGTATGCGGCAtttgtggtgttgtgtgcttctgtaatttgtgtgcatgtgcgtgttaATCTATATGAGTGTGTTCCTGCgtgtgttttattttctgtttgtatCGGTGTGTGGGTGCCTCTGGGTGATGTATTTATGTTTGTGATTCTAATCTGTGTTTGTCTGTTCAAGTGTTTATGGACGCGTGTCTGTGGTGCCTTTGTGAGTCGGCGTTTCCATgagtgtatgtgatgatgtgtgcggTAACTGGGGGGCTGGGGGCAATCTGAGCAGATTCTAATGAGCGGAATCTAGGTTGCAACCTTGTGGTGTTGGGCGACGATGTCCTGAGCGGCAGCCACGTAGGGAAACTATCAAGGGTGGGGAGACTAGTGAAATGTGTTCAGATAGTGGGAATGTTTAAAATGCGCACGAGCGCGGATTCGATTGGGCGACACTGAGGACAACAGTACAAGGGGACTTCAGCAGGTTCAGTTGGGAAGGCCTTGACAACAATGGGCGACACTGGAGCTCCCGGGGAATGGTGAACACGGACTGAAGGTGGAGTGGCCGTGTATACACATGGGAAGTGTCTGACACATAAAGGAAGCAGAGCTTCAGCATAAAAGTGACTTAGATGACTCAAATGTGGCGCAGGTTTGAGAACGGGGTCAATTTTAAACTTGTAAAAATTCTCTGTATGAGTATTTTACACGGTATAGAAAACTATATCGATGCGAGCTTGCTACAGCCAACGCATACTCTATTGTCAATGAAATACAGTAAAACCCGGCCCAGGGGACCATAAACAGGCCCACGAACAGTCAAAAAACCTGTCCACTGACAGACTAGCCGTCGAGCAGTGCCTGATTTCCCTGTAGGCCAGTCCACCCCACAAGGGTGGGTGAAAGAAGGCTTAACAAGGGGTTCATGTGGGCCTGGGTGTACGCAAGGGGCCGGTGAGAAAGGGGGGCGGTGGCGTGATTGGGCGAGAGTGGTGGACTTGTGGTAAGGGGCAGGGAGTGCGCGTGTTGGCCTGGGCCGAGGGAAGCGCCTCGAAGGCCCCGAGGAACGCATTTGTAAATGAGGGGATTCCACAGGGTGAGGGGGGCTGCACAGGGTCCACAGTGTGAGGCGTGGTGAGACACGGGGTTAAGTAGAACAAGGAACATCCTTTAATCCGAGAGAAGTATTGAACACGTGTGATTTATATCAAAGACACTTGTTCTTGCCACAATCGAGGGTACACTTTCAAAGTCACCCTGTGTGGAAAGTGGCACCGTAATTGTACACACGTTCGGCGCACCTCCCGAGAATCACAAGGccgtcttccctctctctctctcactctctctccctctgtcacaCGCATGTGCGCGCGCACACCCGGAGTGATCAGGGAGTTGGGGTGTGAGGGTCCTTTGTCTAATCTCTTGTGTAGTCCAGTGCGCCTCAGTGAGACTCTCCCCACTGCAGGCTGGCTAGGAGTCGAGGAAGTGGAGTGGGCGCTGTCTGTCCGAGAAATAGTGAAGCGGGCGCTATTTGTCCGAGAGCAGTTGATGCCACTGAGTGGCCGCCACTCTCTGCTTCCCGAGTTCCACACGAGGGCCTTTCAGCAGCGTTAGGTCATTAGCCCGCAGTGTTTTCCTGGAGCTTTTTAAACAGCTCAACCCATCAGTTCGATAGACGTTTGACCCAAAAGCGCATTTAAAAACATTCCAAAATGAGATAGTTGTTCAGTCTCCTGCAACGCATACCTCTTTGGCAGACTCCTGCACTGGGCCCAAATGCCAGTTTACGTTTGGTTGATTCACAAAATGTGTGGATGAGGGGCCTCCGATGATATGAAACCGTCTCTCTTGTTAGGCTTCAGGGGGACATGTAGCCAGGGTCTGCAGCTTCTAAGCACTGTGGCCAAGCAACTCTTTACCACTGTTCATTTGGTTTGAACGCTGGGAATAGTATGAACAGTTTCCAGTTTAAATATTTTGGCATTTATACATCGACGTCAGACATTATCTATTGAAGTAAGGGCATACCTGGCCATAATGCAGCAGAACAGTGGCACCGAATGCATGGTTGCGAAACACCTTTGAATCCTAAAtatagttgtttaaaaaaaaaaaaaaaaaacggtggccCCCTCTCCTTGCTTGCATTCGGACCAACGGCATCTTTGCTTTACTATTGTCTTAAAATTCTCGTCAACTCCAGCAACGAAACTAAAGCTACCACAATTTTAAAAGAAGTTTCCCGTTTTCCCTAGTAACTGCATGAATGTATGCACAGGTTTTTGTGCTCATTCCTGTGCGAACAATGATGACATAATCTGAGAGCAGCACGCACACTGGCTGCATTTGTGTGAAGTTTGTAGAGCCGAACAGGAATTATTTGCGTTTTCTTGTGGCCTCCGGGCTTCAAATAAAAAGAAACCATATTGATATTTTCTAGAACTACATTTACTTCCAGGCGTGAGTGAGACGTGCAAATGCAGGTATGTCTGACCTCGAATAATAGTGGCGCAGTTTAATATCCGCTGAGCGCGCTATCACTCATTGGTTGTGGTGGCAGCCCTCGTATGTTGCCTGTATCTGTGAGTGCATTTGGTGTGAGGTGCGGCTCCTTGCACGTTGCCTCTTTGAGTGTCAGACGGGTAGTTTGTGCCTGAGGTGAACTGTGGCACAGTGTAGTGTCAGCAGTGGGTGCAGGGGAGTGCCTGAGGGGAGCTGCttgtgagtggctctatgagtgTCAAGAAACGGGAGGTTTGGTGGCAGAAGTGgtctgtggcacagtgtgctgtCAGCGGTGGGTGCCGGTGTGAGGTGCTTGCTCCTTGCACGTTGCCTCTGCGAGTGCCATGAAACAGGTGGTTTGGTGCCAGAGGTGGACTGTGGCACAGTGTGATGTCGGTGGtgtggtgggtgcaggtgagtgCCTGGCGGGAGGTGAGGTGAGCGCCTCTGTGAGTGTCCAGAGACGGGTGCTTTGGTGCCAGAGGTGGACTGTGGCACAGTGTGATGTCGGCGGTGGGTGCAGGTgagtgcctgggggaggtgatgtgAGCGCCTCTGTGAGTGTCCAGAGACGGGTGCTTTGGTGCCAGAAGTGGACTGTGGCACAGTGTGGCGTCAGCCGTGAGTGCCGGTGCCTGAGGGGAGCTGACGTGAGCGCCTCTGCCTGTGCCGTGTTGGTAACGCCCGGACCCTCCTTCTTGCAGACCAGGGCTCCATCCTGCTGGACAAGGACGGCAAGCGGAAGCACACGCGGCCCACCTTCTCGGGCCAGCAGATCTTCGCGCTGGAGAAGACCTTCGAGCAGACCAAGTACCTGGCGGGACCCGAGAGGGCGAGGCTGGCCTACTCCCTGGGCATGACGGAGAGCCAGGTCAAGGTGAGCCCGGGGGCTGGGAAGGGAGGAGAGGGGAGCCAGGTCACACCTGCAGACCTCTAGGCGCCGGGGCTCCGTTGTGTCCTTCGAAGTGTAGCAAAGGCGATCTAAGCTGtcactattaataataataataagtatcaTTATAATCGTGACCCTTaatatgatgatgatgtgctgataatattaaaaatgataataataataataataataataataataataattacaataataattacaataataatagtaataataatataccaacaacaacaaaaataataacactattgttattgttattattattactaatacTGACAATACCTCTGACTACTGTAATTATAAAAACCTAGCTATAAAACGAATGATCAAAATATTATGCAACTTTCTTGTTGTATTAAACTGTCTTTTCAAGCGTTGAAGGTCAGAATTATCTCACTCGTTCATTTAAAATGATCCAGTTTTATAGTGTTTACATGCATGTTTCTGTATATAACAAAATGCCCACCCTGTTTTTTCCAACTGTACTTTAGGCAAACAGATTCTGCGATGCTACATACAATAACAGTATGTGTAGATCTATAGATAACTGGACAGCTCTGTGTCTAGTTCCTGAAAAATTGAATCACTTTCGCTGTTCAGGCACGGGATAGGAAATCGTCATTTGGTAGTTTGGGatagattaaaaacacaaaaactcGTTTTCTGGAACGTCATTAAAAATATGCGGTGAAATACACTGCCACCGCGAGTTCCGGCGCTGTTACCGCCTCTCCGCCGAGAGGCGCGGTGAGAAGCTCTCCCCTCTCTGGTGGGTTTCAGGAGCCTCATTTGTCATTGTAAATACGTCCAAATGACCATGAATAAATTAGTGGCGTCCCGCCCACTCGTCCAAAGGAAGCGTCGACCACTGAATAAACAGCAGGGGGGACGTTAACAGAGAACTATGCAACGTGGGCACCCCCGGGTCTTAAACAGCGCACTGAGGGCGCAAACACCCGCCTGACTGTAAAGCCCCCTCTCCGGGTGAATACGTCTCCGGAGGTCCCATCGCTGGATTTTTGTTAAAGTGAAACTGATGGTGACAGTCACTCACCGCACTAGTACACAAACCACGCGATCTCATAGTTAGCGCACCTCGGTGCTGAAAGGGGGCTTTAAAGCACACACCAAACATCTTCTCCAACCGTCTCTTTCCGTTTTATGATTTCTTTACGTCTTATCCATGAAGTATTGAAGATCACAGTTTTATTATGACTTTTTAttgttcaacttaaaaaaaaagaaaaaatccactTAATGCACATCAACCTCCCACATATAAACTACCAAATTCTGTTGTTGCAATTTTATTATTTTACCACATTGGAAACAACCCTATGGGTCCAGGTGTTTCTAAATTAAAAACAGGTCTGGCTTTCTTTAATACTTCAATGTAGGTACCGTGCGGGAGTAATCGAAGGGAGCGAGCAGCGCTATAAAAACTCtaagaaaataaatacaaaatctgTCCTAGTTATTCTAATAACTTCCAAAAATATTACGAAAAAAACGCAAATGTATCTGAAAAGACCTAACGACACGTTGTAAAGTCTATCTGTCCTcaataaagtttttgtttttttcttcgatGTCTATTGTTAATTATTAGCAATTAAATCATCTATCAAACGTGATCTGTTTAGGGCAATTTGTCTTTATTTGGATCATAGACAGGATGCGCTGCTTTCAACTGATTGCACCTTAAGTGTAATTAAATTAATCATTTCTTATCAATAGATGCTCATAATGCAGAAGTTCCATTGATACAGTTTTACTATTAAAATATTTAGATTATTATAATGGCAAAGTGAGCTAAAAtaggtaacaaaataaaaataaaaaatccataaCCTCGGATCCAAGAGAAGATTTGGTCTGCATTATGTACTATTTAGtagttttattgttgttttatcaGTAGCCTTAATTGAAACTAAGAGAAAACATGATATTATTCTCGTAATTTAGTGGCCAAACTTCTGGGTTACTTAATATTCGCCAAATGACCGATTTGCTGGCTGGGTGATTGATTGTGGTGCTTACATGGAGCGCTGCAGTATCTGGGTGGTCTCTTGGCGGGTTGGTGATGGGGTCATTGCTGGGTGACGTGGACCTTGGCTCCTTGTTACTCCTGCGTGTCACCCCTTCTTTTGCTGTCACGCGCCGAGTGCACCCTCGTGCTCCTGTTTTTACTCTGATCCTCTTATCTGTCTTCttgttcccaatttcctttgaccCCCGTCGAGTTCTTGGCCGGGGGCACCAGGTGTTCATGTTGTCCCTCTTGCACTTGTTAATACCCTTCTTATAATGAAACCTGTAGAGCTATTGCCCTGTTGTTCTTATCTCTAGCGCCTATTGGTGCTGGCATGTGTTTAGTTTTTGCCTTCTTTACCTGGTGCTCTGGCTGCCCTCTCACACTTTCCCTTTAAATCCTCTTGGTCTGGTACACATTTGAGTATTAGTGTTTAACCCCAGGTGTCCGAGTTGTCTCTATTGCTCTTCTCCCTACAGCCCTCTAGCTGGTATGTATGACGTGGCTGTTCTGTTGCCTTTTCTACTACCGGTTCTCACCCTTGTGTTGACTTGTGTTGTGTGATTTCCCTTTTTTCTCAAGTTAGAAGCCCCTCTAATATTGGTAGGTGTTATGTGATTGCTCCTTTCTCTAAGAAGCATCTCTAATGTTGGCATATGTTTTGTGGTCGCTCTCTTGCCTTTACGCCTATGCCCACTTGTTGCTGGCATGGGTTATGTGATAGCCTTCTTGCCTGCCATTCGAAGTCCCTTTGGTGCTGGCTTGTGTTATGTGATTGCCCTCTTGCTAGAAGCCCCTCTAGTGTTGGCATGTGTTGTGTGATTGCCCTCTAACCTGTTGTTCGAAGTTCCTCTGGTGTTGGCATGGTTTGTGTGATTGCCCTCTTGCTTGCTGTTAGCAGTACCTCTGGTTTTGGCATGTGTTGTGGGATTGCCCTCTCGCCTGCAGTTCCAAGTTCCTCTGGTGTTGGCATGGTTTGTGTGATTGACCTCTTGCTTGCTGTTAGCAGTACCTCTGGTTTTGGCATGTGTTGTGTGATTGCCCTCTCGCCTGCAGCTCCAAGTTCCTCTGGTGTTGGCATGGTTTGTGTGATTGCCCTCTTGCTTGCTGTTAGCAGTACCTCTGGTTTTGGCATGTGTTGTGTGATTGCCCTCTCGCCTGCAGTTCCAAGTTCCTCTGGTGTTGGCATGTGTTGTGTGAATGCCTTCTTGTCTGTTGTAAGCAGTCTCTCTAGTGTTGGCATGTGTTGTGTGATTGCTCTCTTGCCTGTTGTTTCAAGTTCCTCTGGTGTTGGCAGGTGTTGTGTGATTGCCTTCTTGTCTTTTGTTagcagtccctctggtgttggcATGTGTTGTGTGATTGCCCTCTTGCCTTTCATCCTAGGTCCACCTGTTATTGGCAGGTGTCCTGTGATTCCCCTCTTACCTGTTGTTAAAAGCCCCTTTGGTGCTGGTTTGTCGTGTGTGATTGCCCTCTTGCCTGTTGTTAGAAGCCCCTTTAGTGCTGGCTTGTGCTGTGAGATTGCCCTTTTATCTGTTGTTAGTAGTCCCTTTGGTTTTGGCAAGTGTTGTGTGATTGCCCTCTTGCCTGTAGTTAGAAACCCCTCTGGCGTTGGCTTGTGTTATGTGATTGCCCTCTTGCCTGTTAGAAGCCCCCTGGTGTTGGCTTGTGCTATGTGATTGCCCTGTTGCCTGTTCTTAGCAGTTCCCCTTGTGTTGGCATGTATTATTTGATTGCACTCTTCCCTGACCCTGGAACCCCCTTTAGTGCTGGCTTGTGTTTTGTGATTACTCTTTTGCCTTTTGTTAACCATCCTTCTGGTGCTGGCTTGTGTGATTGCCTTCTTGCATGTTTTTCGCAGCCCCTCTggtattttcttgtgttgtgtaatTGCCCCCTTGCTAGAAGCCTCTTTGCTGCTGGCTCGTGCTGTGTGGCTGCTTTCTAGCCTCCGCTTTAACTCCTTGTTTGTGCTCTTGCAGGTTTGGTTCCAGAACAGACGCACCAAGTGGCGCAAGAAGCACGCTGCCGAGATGGCGACGGCCAAGAAGAAGCAGGACTCTGAGACTGAGCGGCTAAAGGGCGCCTCGGAGAACGAAGAGGAGGACGACGACTACAACAAGCCGCTCGACCCCAACTCCGACGACGAGAAGATCACGCAGCTGCTGAAGAAGCACCAGGCCGGCGGCGGCGCCCTGCACCTGCACACCTCCGGCGCCGAGAGCTCCTCCTAGGCCGGGCAAAGGGCCCAGCGTCAAGCACGGCCTGGCGCCCGGAGCTGCGGAGACCCACACGGGCGTTAGCGCTTAGAAACCTTCATGTGCATAGCACTCCTTATAGATAGACATAAAAGGCTGACGACAAGACCTTCACACAGGCAGCACAGCGCCCCGAGGCCCAGACCTGATGCCCCCGGGGCCTTTGGGACCAGAGGCCTGCCGGCATCGACTGCTGGAGGCGGGGGGATGGGGGGGCTCCAGGGTCCTCCCCCTACTGCCACTTCATGGCACTGTCGGCGCCCAAGCCCCTGCCACTTGTTTGACTCTCGACCTTTtttgaatgtttatatatttttctaagcaactAAAGCGGCGCAGGACAACGAAGGAAAAGAAGAATATTCTCGGGGAGACCCCCCGGCAATCCAACCCCTCTCCTGAGGTAATTTCTATAGGGACGGACATTCTCTGGGGGCCCACACACAATCCTTCACAGACTTTTCTTAAATAAAGGGCCGAGGACTCTTGTAAATATGTCGTCAGTGACTTCGACGAATAGAGGTCACTTTGTTGTGAATATTTAATGTAAATTATCCGTTCTTTTTGTACAGACTGAGCTGGACTGCCTCCGTTTAAACCTCTTGTCATAGTGTCGTCTCATTTCCTTTCGGTGATTTATCGAACATGAAATATGAAGCACGTCGCCTCTCTAAACAGAACCTGTCTCCGCATATTACACGACTAAGCGTTCGCCTAGCAcccgcttttattttatttttcaatttctggGCGTTTGTTCGGAATCACTTAGGAAGGAAAACGTCGAACTGAGCTTAGGTAGGCGAAATGAAAATGTCGGTGTTTTCGATGCTATGTGAGACCCCTGTATAGTACACCTGCACTGATATTTCATAGTTACAATTGCACACCTATTGTACGTTTATTCCAGGATTCTTAATATGCTGAGGTGAGGGGAGGAGATGCTGTCAAATATTCCCGCATTTTTAAAAGAGTCGCTGTAAGCAGAAGCAGCGGGAGCCTGAAATATTCTACTCTCATCCAATCGAAAATGTAATGTTCACTGACTACTCCCGACTCCCACATGTTTGCTTTCGTATTATAATGAGCACTATAAATTATGTACACTTCAATTTCGTCGACCCTATGACGATTTTATGTTAGTCCCGTAACttttattaatttatatataaAACGTGAGGTTTTGTAAAAATCGGGATGATGGCCTGTGCGTGCCCGGTGACGTGTAAATGCACTTTCTGTTTGGGGAGATATGTTCGATGTCAGCAGTTTAAGCGACAGCTGGGGCTTGGGCTCCCCGGGACAGCTTCCATGATTTCGCCAGAAAAGTAATAATAAAATGACCGTATAAAACCACCACGCGTTGCTCCAAGTCCTGTTTAGCCTGTGGGGGCAGTGTTGTTTACTTTTGTTGCAGCAATGTAAGACTGGGTATCTCTTTTATTTAGGATGTTATGGCTTttgtcattatttattttttacttccaATCGTGTTTATTGAATGCTTATGGAAATGCCTGTATGTTTGATTTCTCCTTTCTTGCTTGTTTTATACTGGGTAAAAATGTGTGGTGTGACACTTGTTGCGCATTAAATACAACAAAACGCCAAATATGTGCATTGGAATGACGGCCTGCCCCGCGACCCCTTAGTCTGCGGCCTCCTTTTCTACGTGTCCTGATTCTGTAGCAGGTTTAGTCACGCTCGCTCAAAGGAAAACTCTCTTGGTCTCCTCAGATGTTAAACTGCTGCGGTGGTCGCCCTTTGTGACCTTGCACCGACGAGGGCACAAACAGGCACCAGGCGCCTAGAGCTCGTTTAACGGGCAGGGCAGACTCCGCCGTTCATCCTCTCTAATGAAACTGAGCATTACTGCGGCAAGGACATAACTATCAGTTAAGTATGCCCCCTCAATGGCCTCAGTTAAAGCGTTTGGCATCCCGTCCTCAAACAAGACCACCGGCGCGGGCACAAAGGAGAAATGGAGAGAAGGCAGCTGAATTTGATGTCTAGGAAAAATTCCGCGCTCCCGTTTCCAAAAGGGCCTTTTTGTGTCAGAGTTGTGGGCACCTGTTACTCCGAGCACA
This window encodes:
- the NKX6-1 gene encoding homeobox protein Nkx-6.1 isoform X2, whose protein sequence is MLAALGQMEGPRQSAFLLGSPPLAALHSLAEMKTPLYPAYPLPGQACPSPSSSSSSPASSTASPSPPLGSPAPLKHGSPHPQAQQPSATPHGINDILSRPALSCLSTLSPGGAGPGGLLAGLPRFTSLSPPPPPPPPSGLYFSPGGAVAVARYPKPLAELPGRTPIFWPGVVQGPPWRDARLACAPHQGSILLDKDGKRKHTRPTFSGQQIFALEKTFEQTKYLAGPERARLAYSLGMTESQVKVWFQNRRTKWRKKHAAEMATAKKKQDSETERLKGASENEEEDDDYNKPLDPNSDDEKITQLLKKHQAGGGALHLHTSGAESSS
- the NKX6-1 gene encoding homeobox protein Nkx-6.1 isoform X1, which produces MLAALGQMEGPRQSAFLLGSPPLAALHSLAEMKTPLYPAYPLPGQACPSPSSSSSSPASSTASPSPPLGSPAPLKHGSPHPQAQQPSATPHGINDILSRPALSCLSTLSPGGAGPGGLLAGLPRFTSLSPPPPPPPPSGLYFSPGGAVAVARYPKPLAELPGRTPIFWPGVVQGPPWRDARLACAPREYLQLYSAWNLDQGSILLDKDGKRKHTRPTFSGQQIFALEKTFEQTKYLAGPERARLAYSLGMTESQVKVWFQNRRTKWRKKHAAEMATAKKKQDSETERLKGASENEEEDDDYNKPLDPNSDDEKITQLLKKHQAGGGALHLHTSGAESSS